From Alloacidobacterium dinghuense:
CCATAGAATCGCTCCGCTGCATCCTCTTGCTCCAGAAGAGAGAAGCCCCGGTGGTTCGTGGGTCCGCCGGGGCTTTACTTCTTGCTTGCCTCTTATTGTCTCGGCGCAGAATGCGCCGTTGGTCTAAGAGCTATACTTCTGCGATGGTCAAGACATTCGATTGGCAGAAGGGAAAGCTCTATCTTGGGTCGGGACCGGCCGACCCGGCCGTTTCCGTCATGTTCGATCTGAAGATCGAGCATGAGCCTGAGACAGAGGTTGAAACGGCCGAAGGACGTCTCCGCGTTGTGGATGAGGCATTTTCCGGGGAGCCATTGGTGATGATTGAGCAGACAGCGCCTTTAAGGCTGGAGAGCGATCAGGTGAAGGCCAGAGTCACTTTTAAAACCATGAGCCTGAAGACCGGCGAATACACCTTTGTCTGTTCGGGTCCGGTGCAATATTGAATCGTTTCGATATCGCAGCCCAGCTGACGACCCCCTTGGACAAAAGAAGAGGCCAGCGGTTGGACCGCTGGCCTCTTCTTTTAAGACCGGCGAGATTAAACGTGGGTCTGCCGGATATTTGCTGATTTAAGCCTGTGCGACCGGAGCTGCGTGATGGGCATTCCCATGACGCGTGGTGAGCCGGTGAACAAAGTGGTAGGGCGGCCAAGGACCAGAAAGCTGCATCTGGCAGTCCTTCATTATCTGGCTCGCGCTTGAATATTTATTTTGATAGCGTTCCACACATTTGTTGTCGATCAGGTGGGCGATATCGAGGAGCATCTTTCCGGAATCGGTGCGGCGGCAGCTGACTTCTTCCGCCAGCGGCGAAAACATCCGGTGCATCTGAACAGAAACGGCACGGGCTTTCGTCTGGCGTTCGCGTTGGCGAGTAGCGTTTTCCCGAAGCTGCGCGAGGTATTCTTTGCCCGTCCCGGGATTTCCATGAGTGTGAAGAGAATAAGCGTGCAGTTGTTCCCGGCAGCAGTCGTCAAGCAGCACCTTCAGGTGCATCTCGGCCTTGCCGCGCAGGCGGTCAATATTGGTTAGGAATTGGCGCTGGTTGGAGCGGACCGAGCGGCGAAGGCTTTCGTCGTCCGTGAAAACGGTTCCAAAACGAAACGGCAGAACTGTGGAGCTTTTGAAGCAGTCTGCGATGACTCGGGCGTGTTCGACGGCTGCCCGATCGTTCAAGTTATCTTCGGGGGAATGTTCGCTGACGATAACGGCTAAATCACTGGCGGGGTAGAGGAAAACCTGGTTTCCTGCTATGCCCGACACCGTTTCCATAGGAATGGGTTTGCGGTGGCGAAGCAGTTCAGGGAAGGCTTGTTTCTCGGCAATGCAGTAGGCATACCATGCCATAGAGAATCTCTCCGTATGCTGGCACTTTTAACTGGATTACATCGGTATCTTCTTGGAACGACTGCATGTTTCGCTCTGGCGTGTCCGTTTTGCCACGAACTACTCCGAACTGACACGTATCCTAGTCCCTCGAAGTATCAGCTGGCAAATATTTGTTTAGATCCGGTGGAAACGTGAGCGCGTGAAAGTGATTTCGCATTCGCCATATCAAAATTGCATTC
This genomic window contains:
- a CDS encoding GvpL/GvpF family gas vesicle protein, translating into MAWYAYCIAEKQAFPELLRHRKPIPMETVSGIAGNQVFLYPASDLAVIVSEHSPEDNLNDRAAVEHARVIADCFKSSTVLPFRFGTVFTDDESLRRSVRSNQRQFLTNIDRLRGKAEMHLKVLLDDCCREQLHAYSLHTHGNPGTGKEYLAQLRENATRQRERQTKARAVSVQMHRMFSPLAEEVSCRRTDSGKMLLDIAHLIDNKCVERYQNKYSSASQIMKDCQMQLSGPWPPYHFVHRLTTRHGNAHHAAPVAQA